In Citrus sinensis cultivar Valencia sweet orange chromosome 2, DVS_A1.0, whole genome shotgun sequence, a single genomic region encodes these proteins:
- the LOC102623990 gene encoding probable inactive receptor kinase At5g10020 isoform X2 — MLNDMGLVGNFSFPTIIGLKMLCNVSVSNNQLMGNITDIGSIQSLEFLDLSHNLFHGLIPSGIVSLKNLMLLNISSNSFEGTFPSGFGGLGKLKYLDLRANRFGGDIMHLLSQLGSVVHVDLSNNQFSGSLDLGLGDSSFISSIQYLNISENSLVGELFPHDGMPYFDNLEVFDASNNHLVGAIPSFNFVFSLRILRLGSNQLSGSLPVALLQESSMMLSELDLSLNQLEGPVGSITSATLKKVNLSSNKLSGSLPARVGHCTIVDLSNNRLSGDLSRMQNWGNYVEDIHLSSNFLTGMVPNQTSQFLRLTSFKVSNNSLEGDLPAVLGTYPELKVIDLSLNHLNGFLLPSFFTSTKLTDLNLSGNNFSGPLPLQEIQNNPSTGSTQNLSLTSLDLAYNSLSGRLLPGISKFHNLVYLNLSNNKFEGSIPDGLPNGLKEFNVSFNNLSGVVPENLRNFPDSAFHPGNSLLTFPNSPSQQDVPDLTLRGHGNHMKPATKIALIVGLVCGVTMVALLCMLIYFRALWQRHGRDSFKRDGEQKAFSEGSSSLSQKSGVNKKGDPSLSSFTFHQDPLPSSPMESAYDAGETSSVVTKPKELYHPDSVRKDEGLSSPVSLLSSSNPSQSKNSRFTKNSDVLNACSPEKLAGDLHLFDVSLMFTAEELSHAPAEVIGRSCHGTLYKATLDSGSILAVKRLREGIAKGKKEFAREVKKLGNIKHPNLVSLQGYYWGPKEHEKLVISNYINAQSLAVYLQETDPRKLPPLSIDERLRVAVDVARCLNYLHNERAIPHGNLKSTNILLEDPTMNAVLTDYSLHRILTSAGTADQVLNAGALGYRPPEFASTSKPCPSLKSDVYAFGIILLELLTGKSSGEIVCVDPGVVDLTDWVRLLALENRSGECFDRLIMDGHDMEQPPRILSDMLQVALRCILPASERPDMMSVFEELSTIVLEKRQSR, encoded by the exons ATGCTGAATGATATGGGTTTAGTTGGAAATTTTAGTTTCCCAACCATTATTGGCCTTAAAATGCTGTGCAATGTATCTGTTTCAAACAATCAATTGATGGGGAATATCACAGACATTGGCTCCATTCAGTCTCTTGAGTTTTTGGACCTTTCACACAATTTGTTTCATGGATTGATCCCCTCCGGCATTGTTagtttgaagaatttaatgctTTTGAATATTTCTTCAAACAGCTTTGAAGGTACATTTCCTTCTGGTTTTGGTggtcttgggaagttgaagtACTTAGACTTGCGGGCTAATCGTTTTGGAGGTGATATTATGCATCTTCTGTCCCAGTTGGGTAGTGTGGTTCACGTTGATCTAAGCAATAATCAGTTCTCTGGTTCATTGGACTTGGGCCTTGGAGACTCCAGTTTTATTTCTTCGATACAGTATCTAAATATAAGTGAAAATTCTTTAGTTGGAGAGCTCTTTCCTCATGATGGAATGCCATATTTCGATAATTTAGAGGTGTTTGATGCTAGTAATAATCATTTGGTGGGTGCCATACCTTCCTTCAACTTTGTATTCTCACTTCGGATTCTTCGGCTTGGAAGCAATCAGTTGTCAGGGTCTCTACCAGTTGCTCTTTTGCAGGAAAGCTCAATGATGTTATCTGAACTGGATCTCAGCCTCAATCAGCTTGAAG GTCCAGTGGGAAGTATAACCTCGGCAACTTTAAAGAAGGTTAATTTATCTTCTAACAAATTATCAGGCTCCTTACCTGCTAGGGTTGGTCACTGCACCATTGTAGATTTGAGTAACAATAGGCTCTCAGGGGATCTGTCCAGAATGCAGAATTGGGGAAATTATGTCGAGGATATTCATTTGAGCTCTAACTTCTTGACTGGAATGGTGCCAAACCAAACTTCTCAATTTTTAAGGCTGACTTCATTCAAGGTATCAAACAACTCATTAGAAGGTGATCTCCCTGCAGTTTTAGGAACATACCCTGAACTGAAAGTGATTGATCTTAGTCTCAATCATCTTAATGGTTTTCTTCTTCCAAGCTTCTTCACGTCAACAAAATTGACTGATCTTAACCTGTCAGGCAACAACTTCTCTGGCCCATTACCTCTTCAGGAAATCCAAAATAATCCTTCAACAGGTTCTACTCAAAATTTGAGCCTGACATCCCTTGATTTAGCTTATAATTCATTAAGCGGGCGTTTACTCCCGGGGATCAGTAAGTTTCACAACTTGGTCTATCTTAATCTGTCgaacaataaatttgaagGCAGTATTCCTGATGGCCTTCCAAATGGTCTAAAAGAATTCAATGTGTCATTTAATAATCTCTCTGGTGTTGTACCTGAAAACTTAAGGAACTTTCCTGATTCAGCATTCCATCCTGGAAATTCCTTGCTTACTTTTCCAAATTCGCCATCACAGCAAGATGTTCCAGATCTGACTTTGAGAGGGCATGGGAACCATATGAAACCTGCTACTAAAATTGCACTGATTGTGGGTTTGGTCTGCGGTGTTACAATGGTAGCTCTTTTGTGcatgttgatttattttaggGCTCTCTGGCAGAGACATGGGAGGGACAGTTTTAAAAGAGATGGGGAACAAAAAGCCTTCTCAGAAGGGAGTTCTTCCCTCTCTCAGAAATCAGGGGTTAACAAAAAGGGGGATCCTTCTTTATCTTCCTTCACTTTCCATCAAGACCCTCTACCGTCATCCCCAATGGAGTCTGCTTATGATGCTGGGGAAACTTCATCAGTTGTAACGAAGCCTAAAGAACTTTATCATCCTGATTCAGTACGAAAAGATGAAGGATTATCTTCCCCTGTGTCTCTTTTGTCATCTTCAAATCCATCACAATCTAAAAACTCGCGTTTCACCAAGAATTCTGATGTGCTCAATGCTTGTTCTCCTGAAAAATTAGCTGGTGACTTGCATCTCTTTGATGTCTCACTGATGTTTACAGCAGAAGAACTTTCACATGCTCCAGCAGAAGTTATCGGAAGGAGTTGTCACGGAACTTTATACAAAGCTACGCTTGACTCTGGTAGTATATTGGCTGTCAAACGGTTGAGGGAGGGaatagctaaaggaaagaaagaatttGCGAGGGAAGTAAAGAAACTTGGGAACATCAAGCATCCAAATTTAGTTTCCCTGCAAGGTTACTACTGGGGCCCAAAGGAGCATGAGAAGCTAGTCAtatcaaattatattaatgcACAGTCGCTGGCTGTCTATCTGCAAG AGACAGATCCAAGAAAACTGCCACCCTTATCTATTGATGAACGACTCAGAGTTGCTGTCGATGTGGCTCGATGTCTGAATTACCTACATAACGAGCGAGCAATACCCCATGGCAACCTCAAATCAACTAACATTTTGTTAGAAGATCCGACCATGAATGCAGTCCTCACTGATTACAGTCTTCACCGAATTTTGACTTCAGCTGGCACAGCAGACCAAGTTCTGAATGCAGGTGCTCTTGGCTACCGACCTCCTGAATTTGCTAGCACAAGCAAACCATGCCCATCACTAAAGAGTGATGTCTATGCATTTGGGATTATCTTACTAGAGCTCCTGACCGGTAAGAGTTCTGGGGAGATTGTTTGCGTGGACCCAGGAGTGGTTGATTTGACAGACTGGGTTAGGTTATTAGCTCTTGAAAATCGGTCTGGTGAGTGTTTCGACAGGCTGATTATGGATGGGCATGATATGGAGCAGCCTCCTAGAATTCTCAGTGATATGTTACAGGTGGCCCTAAGATGTATCCTGCCGGCCTCTGAAAGGCCAGACATGATGTCAGTTTTTGAAGAGCTCTCGACGATAGTGTTAGAAAAAAGACAGTCAAGGTAA
- the LOC102623990 gene encoding probable inactive receptor kinase At5g10020 isoform X1, with translation MQTVSLIVLLLVVNALGQSDFEALLQLKKGIAKDPSGQIIDSWDTKSLSSDGCPRNWFGITCTNGYVTSIMLNDMGLVGNFSFPTIIGLKMLCNVSVSNNQLMGNITDIGSIQSLEFLDLSHNLFHGLIPSGIVSLKNLMLLNISSNSFEGTFPSGFGGLGKLKYLDLRANRFGGDIMHLLSQLGSVVHVDLSNNQFSGSLDLGLGDSSFISSIQYLNISENSLVGELFPHDGMPYFDNLEVFDASNNHLVGAIPSFNFVFSLRILRLGSNQLSGSLPVALLQESSMMLSELDLSLNQLEGPVGSITSATLKKVNLSSNKLSGSLPARVGHCTIVDLSNNRLSGDLSRMQNWGNYVEDIHLSSNFLTGMVPNQTSQFLRLTSFKVSNNSLEGDLPAVLGTYPELKVIDLSLNHLNGFLLPSFFTSTKLTDLNLSGNNFSGPLPLQEIQNNPSTGSTQNLSLTSLDLAYNSLSGRLLPGISKFHNLVYLNLSNNKFEGSIPDGLPNGLKEFNVSFNNLSGVVPENLRNFPDSAFHPGNSLLTFPNSPSQQDVPDLTLRGHGNHMKPATKIALIVGLVCGVTMVALLCMLIYFRALWQRHGRDSFKRDGEQKAFSEGSSSLSQKSGVNKKGDPSLSSFTFHQDPLPSSPMESAYDAGETSSVVTKPKELYHPDSVRKDEGLSSPVSLLSSSNPSQSKNSRFTKNSDVLNACSPEKLAGDLHLFDVSLMFTAEELSHAPAEVIGRSCHGTLYKATLDSGSILAVKRLREGIAKGKKEFAREVKKLGNIKHPNLVSLQGYYWGPKEHEKLVISNYINAQSLAVYLQETDPRKLPPLSIDERLRVAVDVARCLNYLHNERAIPHGNLKSTNILLEDPTMNAVLTDYSLHRILTSAGTADQVLNAGALGYRPPEFASTSKPCPSLKSDVYAFGIILLELLTGKSSGEIVCVDPGVVDLTDWVRLLALENRSGECFDRLIMDGHDMEQPPRILSDMLQVALRCILPASERPDMMSVFEELSTIVLEKRQSR, from the exons ATGCAGACAGTCAGTTTGATAGTGTTATTGTTGGTAGTGAATGCACTAGGACAGTCAGATTTTGAAGCTCTTCTGCAGCTAAAGAAAGGCATAGCGAAAGACCCTTCTGGCCAAATTATTGATTCATGGGATACAAAGTCCTTATCATCTGATGGGTGTCCCCGAAACTGGTTTGGGATAACCTGCACTAATGGTTATGTCACATCTATCATGCTGAATGATATGGGTTTAGTTGGAAATTTTAGTTTCCCAACCATTATTGGCCTTAAAATGCTGTGCAATGTATCTGTTTCAAACAATCAATTGATGGGGAATATCACAGACATTGGCTCCATTCAGTCTCTTGAGTTTTTGGACCTTTCACACAATTTGTTTCATGGATTGATCCCCTCCGGCATTGTTagtttgaagaatttaatgctTTTGAATATTTCTTCAAACAGCTTTGAAGGTACATTTCCTTCTGGTTTTGGTggtcttgggaagttgaagtACTTAGACTTGCGGGCTAATCGTTTTGGAGGTGATATTATGCATCTTCTGTCCCAGTTGGGTAGTGTGGTTCACGTTGATCTAAGCAATAATCAGTTCTCTGGTTCATTGGACTTGGGCCTTGGAGACTCCAGTTTTATTTCTTCGATACAGTATCTAAATATAAGTGAAAATTCTTTAGTTGGAGAGCTCTTTCCTCATGATGGAATGCCATATTTCGATAATTTAGAGGTGTTTGATGCTAGTAATAATCATTTGGTGGGTGCCATACCTTCCTTCAACTTTGTATTCTCACTTCGGATTCTTCGGCTTGGAAGCAATCAGTTGTCAGGGTCTCTACCAGTTGCTCTTTTGCAGGAAAGCTCAATGATGTTATCTGAACTGGATCTCAGCCTCAATCAGCTTGAAG GTCCAGTGGGAAGTATAACCTCGGCAACTTTAAAGAAGGTTAATTTATCTTCTAACAAATTATCAGGCTCCTTACCTGCTAGGGTTGGTCACTGCACCATTGTAGATTTGAGTAACAATAGGCTCTCAGGGGATCTGTCCAGAATGCAGAATTGGGGAAATTATGTCGAGGATATTCATTTGAGCTCTAACTTCTTGACTGGAATGGTGCCAAACCAAACTTCTCAATTTTTAAGGCTGACTTCATTCAAGGTATCAAACAACTCATTAGAAGGTGATCTCCCTGCAGTTTTAGGAACATACCCTGAACTGAAAGTGATTGATCTTAGTCTCAATCATCTTAATGGTTTTCTTCTTCCAAGCTTCTTCACGTCAACAAAATTGACTGATCTTAACCTGTCAGGCAACAACTTCTCTGGCCCATTACCTCTTCAGGAAATCCAAAATAATCCTTCAACAGGTTCTACTCAAAATTTGAGCCTGACATCCCTTGATTTAGCTTATAATTCATTAAGCGGGCGTTTACTCCCGGGGATCAGTAAGTTTCACAACTTGGTCTATCTTAATCTGTCgaacaataaatttgaagGCAGTATTCCTGATGGCCTTCCAAATGGTCTAAAAGAATTCAATGTGTCATTTAATAATCTCTCTGGTGTTGTACCTGAAAACTTAAGGAACTTTCCTGATTCAGCATTCCATCCTGGAAATTCCTTGCTTACTTTTCCAAATTCGCCATCACAGCAAGATGTTCCAGATCTGACTTTGAGAGGGCATGGGAACCATATGAAACCTGCTACTAAAATTGCACTGATTGTGGGTTTGGTCTGCGGTGTTACAATGGTAGCTCTTTTGTGcatgttgatttattttaggGCTCTCTGGCAGAGACATGGGAGGGACAGTTTTAAAAGAGATGGGGAACAAAAAGCCTTCTCAGAAGGGAGTTCTTCCCTCTCTCAGAAATCAGGGGTTAACAAAAAGGGGGATCCTTCTTTATCTTCCTTCACTTTCCATCAAGACCCTCTACCGTCATCCCCAATGGAGTCTGCTTATGATGCTGGGGAAACTTCATCAGTTGTAACGAAGCCTAAAGAACTTTATCATCCTGATTCAGTACGAAAAGATGAAGGATTATCTTCCCCTGTGTCTCTTTTGTCATCTTCAAATCCATCACAATCTAAAAACTCGCGTTTCACCAAGAATTCTGATGTGCTCAATGCTTGTTCTCCTGAAAAATTAGCTGGTGACTTGCATCTCTTTGATGTCTCACTGATGTTTACAGCAGAAGAACTTTCACATGCTCCAGCAGAAGTTATCGGAAGGAGTTGTCACGGAACTTTATACAAAGCTACGCTTGACTCTGGTAGTATATTGGCTGTCAAACGGTTGAGGGAGGGaatagctaaaggaaagaaagaatttGCGAGGGAAGTAAAGAAACTTGGGAACATCAAGCATCCAAATTTAGTTTCCCTGCAAGGTTACTACTGGGGCCCAAAGGAGCATGAGAAGCTAGTCAtatcaaattatattaatgcACAGTCGCTGGCTGTCTATCTGCAAG AGACAGATCCAAGAAAACTGCCACCCTTATCTATTGATGAACGACTCAGAGTTGCTGTCGATGTGGCTCGATGTCTGAATTACCTACATAACGAGCGAGCAATACCCCATGGCAACCTCAAATCAACTAACATTTTGTTAGAAGATCCGACCATGAATGCAGTCCTCACTGATTACAGTCTTCACCGAATTTTGACTTCAGCTGGCACAGCAGACCAAGTTCTGAATGCAGGTGCTCTTGGCTACCGACCTCCTGAATTTGCTAGCACAAGCAAACCATGCCCATCACTAAAGAGTGATGTCTATGCATTTGGGATTATCTTACTAGAGCTCCTGACCGGTAAGAGTTCTGGGGAGATTGTTTGCGTGGACCCAGGAGTGGTTGATTTGACAGACTGGGTTAGGTTATTAGCTCTTGAAAATCGGTCTGGTGAGTGTTTCGACAGGCTGATTATGGATGGGCATGATATGGAGCAGCCTCCTAGAATTCTCAGTGATATGTTACAGGTGGCCCTAAGATGTATCCTGCCGGCCTCTGAAAGGCCAGACATGATGTCAGTTTTTGAAGAGCTCTCGACGATAGTGTTAGAAAAAAGACAGTCAAGGTAA
- the LOC102623514 gene encoding protein ETHYLENE INSENSITIVE 3-like produces MMMSFDEMGFCGDMNFFSAPLGDADMAVQPSEPEATVEDDYTDEEMDVDELERRMWKDKMRLKRLKEQSRGKEGIDMAKQRQSQEQARRKKMSRAQDGILKYMLKMMEVCKAQGFVYGIIPEKGKPVTGASDNLREWWKDKVRFDRNGPAAIAKYQADNSVPGKNEGINAIGPTPHTLQELQDTTLGSLLSALMQHCDPPQRRFPLEKGVSPPWWPTGKEEWWPQLGLPKDQGAPPYKKPHDLKKAWKVGVLTAVIKHMSPDIAKIRKLVRQSKCLQDKMTAKESATWLAIINQEEALARELYPESCTVLSSSAGSGSLVINDCNEYDVEGAEDEPNFDVQECKPQNLISSSLGMERMRERLPNQQPPYAIKGEVVSNFDFVRKRKPSNDLSMKMDQHIYTCEYLQCPYSDPRLGYCDRTSRDNHQLTCPYKSGASEFAGSDFHVNEVKPVIFPQTFAQSKPAGPTFNSVQPSFDISGLGVPEDGQKMISELMSIYDNNIQGNRNVNPSNNAVVTEGQNTLQPRAQHQQEYYHGQGAVMDGNLFEGSNMHDNNHLMFPREENQFDRFKIMNSPFENNSSGSNNNFSLMFESPFDLGSFDYKEDFQAAGVDTMPKHDSSVWF; encoded by the coding sequence ATGATGATGAGTTTTGATGAGATGGGGTTTTGTGGTGACATGAACTTCTTCTCTGCTCCTCTGGGAGATGCAGATATGGCCGTCCAACCATCTGAACCGGAGGCTACCGTGGAGGATGATTATACTGATGAAGAGATGGATGTTGATGAGCTTGAGAGGAGGATGTGGAAGGACAAAATGCGTCTCAAACGGCTGAAAGAACAAAGCAGGGGCAAGGAGGGAATTGACATGGCCAAGCAACGTCAGTCGCAAGAGCAGGCAAGGAGGAAGAAGATGTCGAGGGCTCAAGATGGGATCTTGAAATACATGTTAAAAATGATGGAAGTTTGTAAAGCTCAAGGTTTTGTCTATGGGATTATTCCAGAGAAAGGAAAGCCTGTGACTGGGGCATCTGACAATCTCCGTGAGTGGTGGAAGGATAAGGTTAGGTTTGATCGTAATGGTCCAGCTGCTATAGCTAAGTACCAAGCTGATAATTCAGTCCCTGGCAAGAATGAGGGCATTAACGCAATTGGTCCAACCCCGCATACCTTGCAAGAGTTGCAAGACACCACCCTTGGTTCACTCTTGTCGGCTCTCATGCAGCACTGTGATCCTCCTCAGAGGCGGTTTCCCCTGGAGAAGGGTGTTTCCCCCCCATGGTGGCCCACTGGAAAAGAGGAATGGTGGCCGCAATTGGGTTTGCCCAAGGATCAAGGTGCTCCACCTTACAAGAAGCCACATGACTTAAAGAAGGCATGGAAAGTGGGTGTGTTGACGGCAGTGATCAAGCATATGTCCCCAGATATTGCCAAGATTCGTAAGCTTGTGAGGCAATCTAAGTGCCTGCAAGACAAGATGACAGCCAAGGAGAGTGCCACATGGCTGGCCATCATCAATCAGGAGGAGGCCTTGGCTCGAGAACTTTATCCCGAATCTTGCACTGTGTTGTCCTCTTCTGCAGGAAGTGGATCTTTGGTCATTAATGATTGCAATGAGTATGATGTGGAAGGGGCTGAAGATGAGCCAAACTTTGATGTGCAAGAGTGTAAGCCTCAGAATCTCATTTCTTCCAGTTTGGGGATGGAAAGAATGAGAGAGAGGTTACCGAATCAACAACCACCTTATGCAATCAAAGGAGAGGTTGTCTCCAACTTTGATTTTGTTCGGAAGAGGAAGCCATCTAATGATCTGAGCATGAAGATGGATCAACATATTTACACATGTGAATACCTTCAGTGTCCTTACAGTGATCCTCGTCTGGGCTATTGTGACAGGACTTCAAGGGACAATCACCAGCTGACATGCCCATATAAAAGTGGTGCTTCAGAGTTTGCTGGGTCTGATTTTCATGTTAATGAAGTGAAACCAGTTATTTTCCCTCAAACATTTGCCCAGTCCAAGCCAGCAGGTCCAACGTTTAATTCTGTGCAACCTTCCTTTGATATATCAGGACTTGGAGTTCCAGAAGATGGTCAAAAAATGATTAGTGAGCTCATGTCGATCTATGATAACAATATCCAAGGAAACAGGAATGTGAATCCCAGTAACAACGCCGTTGTGACAGAAGGTCAAAATACTCTTCAGCCAAGAGCTCAGCATCAGCAGGAGTATTACCATGGTCAAGGAGCTGTAATGGATGGGAACTTGTTCGAAGGATCCAACATGCATGATAACAATCATCTGATGTTCCCACGAGAGGAAAATCAATTTGATCGGTTTAAGATTATGAATTCTCCATTCGAGAACAACAGCAGCGGCAGCAACAACAATTTTAGCTTGATGTTTGAGTCTCCATTCGACTTAGGATCCTTCGATTATAAAGAGGATTTTCAAGCAGCAGGGGTGGATACCATGCCGAAGCATGATAGCTCAGTCTGGTTCTAA